A part of Chitinimonas koreensis genomic DNA contains:
- a CDS encoding metallophosphoesterase, whose product MSFLRRLLLLLAVLPALADDPGGAPAGEPPGDDGPYVFLRAGAEQAVWLCDGEVRRQPLPPSRLLVPPCGALGRLAVNAADAPAPDRLPAPVRWAAVSDIHGQAGLLLTLLARHGIVDEHGDWAWGEGVLVIAGDVFDRGPTVNEALWSLYRLAQQARAAGGAVHALLGNHETMVLAGDLRYIHPRYRAVAERLGETYSGLYGADTALGRWLRSRATVLKLGDTVFLHGGLHPALAAQPIDLAAINAGIRAGLGLSRQALAADPAAAALFGRDGPLWYRGYFLAPRATAAEIDALLARLGAQRIVVGHTTQAEVRSLYGGKVVGIDAGLKDGERGELLLWDNGQLWRGLSDGRRLPLPAGADDGSGAIEMD is encoded by the coding sequence ATGTCCTTCCTGCGCCGCCTGCTGTTGCTGCTCGCCGTCCTGCCGGCCCTGGCCGACGATCCGGGCGGCGCACCGGCGGGCGAGCCGCCCGGCGACGACGGCCCCTACGTGTTCCTGCGCGCCGGCGCCGAGCAGGCGGTCTGGCTGTGCGACGGCGAAGTGCGCCGCCAGCCGCTGCCGCCTTCGCGCCTGCTGGTGCCGCCGTGCGGCGCGCTCGGCCGCCTGGCGGTGAACGCCGCCGACGCGCCGGCGCCCGACCGGTTGCCGGCGCCGGTGCGCTGGGCGGCGGTGTCGGATATCCACGGCCAGGCTGGCCTGCTGCTCACGCTGCTGGCGCGCCACGGCATCGTCGACGAGCACGGCGACTGGGCCTGGGGCGAGGGCGTGCTGGTGATCGCCGGCGACGTGTTCGACCGCGGGCCGACGGTGAACGAGGCGCTGTGGAGCCTCTACCGGTTGGCCCAGCAGGCGCGCGCGGCCGGCGGCGCGGTGCATGCGCTGCTCGGCAACCACGAGACCATGGTGCTGGCCGGCGACCTGCGCTACATCCATCCGCGCTACCGGGCGGTGGCCGAGCGGCTCGGCGAGACCTACTCCGGCCTGTACGGCGCCGATACCGCGCTGGGCCGCTGGCTGCGCAGCCGCGCGACGGTGCTCAAGCTCGGCGACACGGTGTTCCTGCACGGCGGCCTGCATCCGGCGCTGGCGGCGCAGCCGATCGACCTGGCGGCGATCAACGCCGGCATCCGCGCCGGGCTGGGCCTGTCCAGGCAGGCGCTGGCGGCCGACCCGGCCGCGGCCGCGCTGTTCGGCCGCGACGGGCCGCTGTGGTACCGCGGCTACTTCCTGGCCCCGCGCGCGACCGCGGCCGAGATCGATGCGCTGCTGGCGCGGCTCGGCGCGCAGCGCATCGTGGTCGGCCATACCACCCAGGCCGAGGTGCGCTCGCTGTACGGCGGCAAGGTGGTCGGCATCGATGCCGGGCTGAAGGACGGCGAGCGCGGCGAACTGCTGCTGTGGGACAACGGGCAGCTGTGGCGCGGGCTCAGCGATGGGCGGCGGCTGCCGTTGCCGGCGGGGGCGGATGACGGGAGCGGGGCGATCGAGATGGATTGA
- a CDS encoding YdcH family protein encodes METPHPSAEPRPAAEPGRGEFARLADDYLMLDQAIARIEYGEAPLDEPVLAQMRQQRSALREELRALTDRA; translated from the coding sequence ATGGAGACGCCCCACCCGTCCGCCGAACCCCGGCCGGCCGCCGAACCGGGCCGCGGCGAATTCGCCCGACTGGCCGACGACTACCTGATGCTCGACCAGGCGATCGCCCGCATCGAATACGGCGAGGCGCCGCTGGACGAGCCGGTGCTGGCGCAGATGAGGCAGCAGCGCAGCGCGCTGCGGGAAGAATTGCGGGCCCTGACCGACCGGGCCTGA
- a CDS encoding DUF924 family protein: MTAAHDDAALIAAVLEFWFAGGDAPRQAWFVKDPAFDAAIAARFGEQVAAAQAGGLQHWRATPDGLLAYLLLLDQFSRNIYRDTPRAFAGDALALAAAHAALEAGVDRTLPPVRRVFVYLPLEHAESLAEQDRSVALFEALAAEWPAGANYLDYAQRHREVIARFGRFPHRNAVLGREATAEEQVYLAQPGSGF, from the coding sequence ATGACGGCCGCTCACGACGATGCGGCCCTGATCGCCGCAGTGCTCGAATTCTGGTTCGCCGGCGGCGATGCGCCGCGGCAGGCCTGGTTCGTCAAGGACCCGGCCTTCGACGCCGCGATCGCCGCCCGCTTCGGCGAGCAGGTCGCGGCCGCCCAGGCCGGCGGCTTGCAGCACTGGCGCGCCACGCCCGACGGGCTGCTGGCCTACCTGCTGCTGCTCGACCAGTTCAGCCGCAACATCTACCGCGACACGCCGCGCGCCTTCGCCGGCGATGCGCTGGCGCTGGCCGCCGCCCATGCGGCGCTCGAGGCCGGCGTCGACCGGACGCTGCCGCCGGTGCGCCGCGTGTTCGTCTACCTGCCGCTGGAGCATGCCGAATCGTTGGCCGAGCAGGACCGCTCGGTGGCGCTGTTCGAAGCGCTGGCGGCCGAGTGGCCGGCCGGGGCGAACTACCTCGACTACGCGCAGCGCCACCGCGAGGTGATCGCGCGCTTCGGCCGCTTTCCGCATCGCAATGCTGTGCTGGGTCGCGAGGCGACCGCTGAAGAGCAGGTTTATCTGGCGCAGCCGGGGAGTGGCTTCTAG
- the proB gene encoding glutamate 5-kinase: protein MQSCIATAHRLVVKVGSSLVTNDGRGLDHAALNRWAAEIAALSRLGRQVVLVSSGAIAEGVARLGWPRRPHAVHELQAAAAVGQMGLVEAYERGFKAHGLKTAQILLTHEDLADRTRYLNARSTLLTLLDLGVIPIINENDTVSTDEIKVGDNDTLGALVTNLIDADALVILTDQRGLYRADPRKVPDAEFVHEYPAGRPELEAMAGGAGSGVGTGGMYTKIVAAKRAARSGASTVIASGREERVLTRLAAGEAIGTQLSAGQSRMAARKQWLADHLQVRGTLVLDAGAVRAVAQQGTSLLPIGVASVDGDFLRGEMVRCIGPDGAEIARGLCNYDAADARRIVRLPTGQIEAVLGFVDEPELIHRDNLVVLG, encoded by the coding sequence ATGCAAAGCTGCATCGCCACCGCCCACCGCCTGGTCGTCAAGGTCGGCTCCTCCCTGGTCACCAACGACGGCCGCGGTCTCGACCACGCCGCGCTCAACCGCTGGGCGGCCGAGATCGCCGCGCTGTCGCGGCTCGGCCGCCAGGTGGTGCTGGTCAGCTCGGGCGCCATCGCCGAGGGCGTGGCGCGGCTCGGCTGGCCGCGCCGGCCGCACGCGGTGCACGAGTTGCAGGCGGCCGCCGCGGTTGGCCAGATGGGCCTGGTCGAGGCCTACGAGCGCGGCTTCAAGGCCCACGGCCTCAAGACCGCCCAGATCCTGCTGACCCACGAGGACCTGGCCGACCGCACCCGTTACCTCAATGCGCGCTCGACGCTGCTGACCCTGCTCGACCTCGGCGTGATCCCGATCATCAACGAGAACGACACGGTGTCGACCGACGAGATCAAGGTCGGCGACAACGACACGCTCGGCGCGCTGGTGACCAACCTGATCGACGCCGACGCGCTGGTGATCCTGACCGACCAGCGCGGCCTCTACCGTGCCGATCCGCGCAAGGTGCCGGACGCCGAGTTCGTCCACGAATACCCGGCCGGCCGGCCCGAGCTGGAGGCGATGGCCGGCGGCGCCGGCAGCGGCGTCGGCACCGGCGGCATGTACACCAAGATCGTCGCCGCCAAGCGCGCCGCCCGCAGCGGCGCCAGCACGGTGATCGCCAGCGGCCGCGAGGAGCGCGTGCTGACCCGGCTGGCGGCCGGCGAAGCGATCGGCACCCAGCTCAGCGCCGGCCAGAGCCGCATGGCGGCGCGCAAGCAATGGCTGGCCGACCACCTGCAGGTGCGCGGCACGCTGGTGCTCGACGCCGGCGCGGTGCGCGCGGTGGCGCAGCAGGGCACCAGCCTGCTGCCGATCGGGGTGGCCAGCGTCGACGGCGATTTCCTGCGCGGCGAGATGGTGCGCTGCATCGGCCCCGACGGCGCCGAGATCGCGCGCGGCCTGTGCAACTACGACGCGGCCGACGCGCGCCGCATCGTGCGCCTGCCGACCGGCCAGATCGAGGCGGTGCTCGGCTTCGTCGACGAGCCCGAGCTGATCCACCGCGACAACCTGGTGGTGCTGGGATGA
- a CDS encoding sulfite oxidase heme-binding subunit YedZ: protein MNLRTFSYFKAALFVLCLLPLARAVWIVASGGAVNPIEFVTRSTGTWTLSFLLITLAMTPLRRLTGRPEPLRLRRMLGLYAFFYACLHFTTYIWLDQFFDLAAIVRDIAKRPFVTVGFAAFVLLIPLAATSTDRMMRRLKRNWGRLHRLVYPIAILGVLHYWWLVKKDLTQPALFAAALAVLLGMRLWWRRRRRSA, encoded by the coding sequence ATGAACCTGCGCACCTTCAGCTATTTCAAAGCCGCCCTCTTCGTCCTCTGCCTGCTGCCGCTGGCGCGCGCCGTCTGGATCGTCGCCAGCGGCGGCGCGGTCAACCCGATCGAGTTCGTCACCCGCTCGACCGGCACCTGGACGCTGAGCTTCCTCTTGATCACGCTGGCCATGACCCCGCTGCGGCGCCTCACCGGCCGGCCCGAGCCGCTGCGGCTGCGCCGCATGCTCGGGCTGTACGCCTTCTTCTACGCCTGCCTGCACTTCACCACCTACATCTGGCTCGACCAGTTCTTCGACCTGGCCGCCATCGTGCGCGACATCGCCAAGCGGCCCTTCGTCACCGTCGGCTTCGCCGCCTTCGTGCTGCTGATCCCGCTGGCGGCGACCTCGACCGACCGCATGATGCGGCGGCTCAAGCGCAACTGGGGCCGGCTGCACCGGCTGGTCTATCCGATCGCGATCCTCGGCGTGCTGCATTATTGGTGGCTGGTGAAGAAGGACCTGACCCAGCCGGCGCTGTTCGCGGCCGCGCTGGCGGTATTACTGGGGATGCGGCTGTGGTGGCGGCGGCGGCGGCGCTCGGCTTGA
- a CDS encoding DUF7793 family protein has product MDAPDYPAVWLRDDGILRIDYGLHPRVDLAAIRSAHRQHLALADRPLPVLVTGRGTMTATPEAEAFSASPEVCAVTVAVAVIASNPVARMAVQLYRRYRRPPYPFQAFDSEAAALQWLARFLPPVG; this is encoded by the coding sequence ATGGACGCTCCCGACTACCCGGCGGTCTGGCTGCGCGACGACGGCATCCTGCGCATCGACTACGGCCTGCATCCGCGCGTCGACCTCGCCGCCATCCGTTCGGCCCATCGTCAGCACCTGGCGCTGGCCGACCGACCGCTGCCGGTGCTGGTGACCGGCCGCGGCACCATGACCGCCACGCCGGAGGCCGAGGCCTTCAGCGCCAGTCCCGAGGTCTGCGCGGTCACCGTCGCGGTGGCGGTGATCGCCAGCAATCCGGTGGCCCGCATGGCGGTGCAGCTCTACCGCCGCTACCGGCGGCCGCCCTACCCGTTCCAGGCCTTCGACAGCGAAGCGGCCGCGCTGCAATGGCTGGCGCGCTTCCTGCCGCCGGTCGGCTGA
- the queC gene encoding 7-cyano-7-deazaguanine synthase QueC translates to MSKKAVILLSGGLDSATVLAMVRNQGFEAYCLSFDYGQRHNAELAAARRVAEALGAARHHVARIDLAAFGGSALTDASIEVPTDGVKEGEIPVTYVPARNTIMLSFALGWAEVLGARDICIGVNAVDYSGYPDCRPEYISAFEMMANLATRVGVEGASLHIRTPLLKLSKAEIIRAGMALGVDYGLTVSCYLADDDGRACGRCDACRLRRAGFEAAGVADPTRYR, encoded by the coding sequence ATGAGCAAGAAAGCCGTCATCCTGCTGTCCGGCGGGCTCGATTCCGCCACCGTGCTGGCCATGGTGCGCAACCAGGGCTTCGAGGCCTATTGCCTGAGCTTCGACTACGGCCAGCGCCACAATGCCGAGCTGGCCGCCGCGCGGCGCGTGGCCGAGGCGCTCGGCGCCGCCCGCCATCACGTCGCCCGCATCGACCTGGCCGCCTTCGGCGGCTCGGCGCTGACCGACGCCAGCATCGAGGTGCCGACCGACGGCGTGAAGGAAGGCGAGATCCCGGTCACCTACGTGCCGGCGCGCAACACCATCATGCTGAGCTTCGCGCTCGGCTGGGCCGAAGTGCTCGGCGCCCGGGACATCTGCATCGGCGTCAACGCGGTCGACTACTCGGGCTACCCGGACTGCCGGCCCGAATACATCTCGGCCTTCGAGATGATGGCCAACCTGGCCACCCGGGTCGGCGTCGAGGGCGCCTCGCTACATATCCGCACGCCGCTGCTCAAGCTGTCCAAGGCCGAGATCATCCGCGCCGGCATGGCGCTCGGCGTCGACTACGGCCTGACCGTGAGCTGCTACCTGGCCGACGACGACGGCCGCGCCTGCGGCCGGTGCGATGCCTGCCGCCTGCGCCGGGCCGGCTTCGAGGCGGCCGGGGTGGCCGATCCGACGCGCTATCGCTGA
- the queE gene encoding 7-carboxy-7-deazaguanine synthase QueE, protein MSTSLRITEIFHSLQGETSRMGLPTVFVRLTGCPLRCGYCDSAYAFHGGERRSIAAILEEVGRHGTPYVCVTGGEPLAQAGCHELLTRLCDAGYSVSLETSGHLPIETVDPRVSRIVDIKTPGSGEVEKNRWDNLRHLTGHDELKFVLVHRHDYEWARDLVRDNQLQALCPLIFSPVWESLPPRELAEWVIADRLPVRVQVQLHKILWGDKPGV, encoded by the coding sequence ATGTCCACCTCGCTCCGCATCACCGAAATCTTCCACTCGCTGCAGGGCGAGACCAGCCGCATGGGCCTGCCGACGGTGTTCGTGCGGCTCACCGGCTGCCCGCTGCGCTGCGGCTACTGCGACAGCGCCTACGCCTTCCACGGCGGCGAGCGCCGCTCGATCGCGGCCATCCTCGAGGAGGTCGGCCGCCACGGCACGCCCTATGTCTGCGTCACCGGCGGCGAGCCGCTGGCCCAGGCCGGCTGCCACGAGCTCTTGACCCGGCTGTGCGACGCCGGCTACTCGGTGAGCCTGGAGACCAGCGGCCACCTGCCGATCGAAACGGTCGACCCGCGCGTGTCGCGCATCGTCGACATCAAGACGCCGGGCTCGGGCGAGGTCGAGAAGAACCGCTGGGACAACCTGCGCCACCTGACCGGCCACGACGAGCTCAAGTTCGTGCTGGTGCATCGCCACGACTACGAATGGGCGCGCGACCTGGTGCGCGACAACCAGCTGCAGGCGCTGTGCCCGCTGATCTTCAGCCCGGTGTGGGAATCGCTGCCGCCGCGCGAGCTGGCCGAGTGGGTGATCGCCGATCGGCTGCCGGTGCGGGTGCAGGTACAGCTGCACAAGATCCTGTGGGGCGACAAGCCGGGCGTGTGA
- a CDS encoding head GIN domain-containing protein yields the protein MRRLVILAAALLATTGFAAEIRGSGRVVEQSRPVSDFQAIRSEGAWSLDVKVGPAPSLKIRADDNLLPLIETTVQKGELTIRFKEHQSISLDNKSSLRIEVTVPRLSGYSHEGAGKTVFRDLAGERFALSYEGAGLITATGRVDNLTVQASGAGSLDLDGLKTRNATVNLEGVGAVSVYASESLTAAVDGIGSLTYFGKPAKVSKAVSGIGTVRAGD from the coding sequence ATGCGACGTCTCGTCATCCTGGCCGCCGCCCTGCTGGCCACCACCGGCTTTGCCGCCGAGATCCGCGGCAGCGGCCGCGTGGTCGAGCAGAGCCGGCCGGTGTCCGATTTCCAGGCCATCCGCAGCGAGGGCGCCTGGAGCCTCGACGTCAAGGTCGGGCCGGCGCCGTCGCTGAAGATCCGCGCCGACGACAACCTGCTGCCGCTGATCGAGACCACGGTGCAGAAGGGCGAGCTGACGATCCGCTTCAAGGAGCACCAGTCGATCAGCCTCGACAACAAGAGCAGCCTGCGCATCGAGGTCACGGTGCCCAGGCTGTCCGGCTACAGCCACGAGGGCGCCGGCAAGACGGTGTTCCGCGACCTGGCCGGCGAGCGCTTCGCGCTGAGCTACGAGGGCGCCGGCCTGATCACCGCGACCGGCCGCGTCGACAACCTGACGGTGCAGGCCAGCGGCGCCGGCTCGCTCGACCTCGACGGCCTGAAGACGCGCAACGCCACGGTCAACCTCGAGGGCGTCGGCGCGGTCAGCGTCTACGCCAGCGAATCGCTGACCGCGGCGGTCGACGGCATCGGCTCGCTGACCTACTTCGGCAAGCCGGCCAAGGTGTCCAAGGCGGTCAGCGGCATCGGCACGGTGCGCGCCGGGGACTGA